The Diceros bicornis minor isolate mBicDic1 chromosome 1, mDicBic1.mat.cur, whole genome shotgun sequence sequence GAGTTCCTTCACATATTTGCAGTCTCCGTGGATGCAGAAGTCTTTGTATTTCCGAAGACATGGGTCTCTCTTCTTCCCTAACCCcttgcctttcttctttcttttcccacgTTCCTCCTTGCTTGGTGTGACCAGAGCTTGTGGCTTGGAGGGGAAAGCAGCTGCAGGAGAGAAGCATTCTGTTAAGTCTTTGACTCTCCCAGGGGGAAAGAATCAGAACAGTGTCTGGAAGGAGTATGTACTCTTTGATCTCACCTAAAGTCAGAGACCTTGGGAAGGCCCCTTGGATCAGTGCCTCCCAAGGGCTGAAGGAAGACTGGACAGAACTGCCAGAAAGCGGTAGAGGAAGCAGAGGCGAGGGGGGGTCCCAAAGAAGGCATTTCATAAACTCAGTTTAAGAACCTCATTCCAAGAATGCTAGGTTCTGTTGAGTAACTGCAGCTGATTGGGCAATTCTACCAGCTTCACCCCCATCCCACTGTCCATCACCATCTCCTACTCCTCCACGCCCACTTGGTTCTATTTTGGCCTTAAATCAGCCTCATTTCCTGATGCTGCACTCAGTGACCCACTTGCAGGAAGACAGTGTCAGAGATAAAAATTGCTTCTGGAGAAGGTTCTTGGagggttttttggggggaggaggatcCTAAATAGGAACAGTGCCCATGTCCAGGTGGCCCCCTCCGGGGTACCCATTAGCACCAGGGTACTGTGACCCCAGGGGAGAGCCAGGCCTGGGGACAGCAAGCAGGCCAGCCCTGTTCATGGCCTTGCTTTTTCGACGTTAAGCAAAATATTTACCCTGCTCAGTGCCTTTTGCAGCTCACCACTTCTCTCAaaggtccatttacatttatccCCAAAAGTCCTGTTTATAGCCCTCTAGGATGGGGAATACAGTGTATACAAGGGGTAGAAAGATGGAAAATAAGGAACTATCCCGAAGGAACCGGAACAATGACTCCCCCTATTCTTTCCACACTTCAAAAGGGGAAAAACAACCTCACACAGACATCCAGCTGGGACTGAGCGTAAGGCTACGCCTATTAGCCCAGGGGTCTGATGCCTgtccccctctcccctgcccccagcagaAAAAAAGGTGCCTGCTGCCCACGGTTGTAGCCACATGTCTGGTAGGAGGGTGAGCATCATACATTAGACTGGAGACCTAGGATCATCCAGCTGGAAGTGACTTCAAAGAATATCATGGCTTTCCATTTTCAGACGAAAaacttccccaaggtcatgcAAGGCTGGGATCAGAAATGTGGTCTCTGAACTCCACATGCAGTGCTCTTTCCCAATACGTCAAGCTGTCTCACACCCCCGTCCTCTCCCCCAGACAAGTCTAGAGCACCTGGGATGTTGAGCCAGGAATGACACAATGAACGGGCTCTGATTTCAGccatgtgatcctgggcaagtcgcTTAATGTCTCTGAACCTTGGGGTTCTCAGTAAAAAGTGGATAGCAGGACTTCCTATCTCAGAGGGTTGCTACAAGTATTAATTAACCCACAATAACATGTTGATGGCCTAGAAcagagtaggcacttaataaatggtaaCATTTATTTTAGGTGATAGGATCCCCAGGCCTGAAAAACAGTCTTCGCCCAGAAAAgccaagagaagggaagagaggcagATGCCAGTCGTCCCACAGTCCCTTGTTTCCTCTGGTGCAGACTCAGGCCCCTTCAGAGCTCAGAAGGTGAGGCAGATGTTCAGGGGAACCCAGTGACCAGAGCCGTGGTGAAATTGAGACAGGAGGGCCAAGCCAATcagaaaagggagggagagagtgaaAGGGTGACAGTCAGGCTCCTGCCAGGGAGAGGGAGCAGTGAGTCAGGTCTGCAGAGGTATGAGGAGCAGCCGTGTGGGTGGAGGGTGAGTCACAGCCCAGCTCTGACCAGCCTAGGAGGAGAGGTCCAGGAGAATCCAGGTTGTTCAGGCCAGGGGCGACCCCAAAGGGCCCCTGTGAAAGGATGAAGGATGGGAGCCCAGGCTTTGCTTGGGAGCAGACCTGTGATTTACACAAAGCAGAGAGCACCTAAGGGTAACTCTGGGTAAGGAGGGAGAATGGTGGCTGAGGAGCAGGCGGGGCTAGAACAGGTGGGTATCTTTCCAACCAAATATAGTCATTCCGGGGCTCCAGGGATCAGTCGCTGCTCCACCCTCAAGAATTGCTGCAGgtggctgggggcagggaagcAGGCAATGCTGGAGGCTCTGGACTCTGCCCTGTGCCTGTACTCAGCCACAGCCACATCTGCTGGCTGGACGATCCCACCAGGCCCTTCCCCCCTTGGAGTCTCTCGGGGACTCAAGGTGGTCAGGAAGTCTCCAGGCTTTGGGTAGGATTGGTAGACACCCAGCATTTTGATACCGCTCCCTAGGGACCCAGTGCTCACCATTCATGCTGGGCTCACCTGGGAAGACCAAGAATTCCTCATTTCCCTCTGTTTCCCCAACCTGGAGTCAGGTGGACAGAGGAGACTAACACTGCACACCTACCATATGCCTAGCATCTCCACATCTGTTACCTTATTTTAGACATAACAGTCATCTGATGTGAAAATTAGGACTTGCTCCATCCTTACATTTTACGTAGAACTCTGAGGAAGCTTGTTCCTATCACCCAGCTTACCTCAGAGGAATGCACCGACTCCAGACACCTTGCCTGTCTCAGTGTGCCCCAAAGTACCCAGAACGGCAGCAACTCAGCATGAGACCCAAGGACAAGAAAGACAACAGGACCCGTATTCCAGGATCCCCCAGAACGCTtgtcaggcagaggagctttTGTTGAAATCCTTCACGAATACCCCCAACCCACAGGTGTGCCCAAACGGCATCAATCCGGGATCCGCTTATTCTGCAACTGCCCACCAGGGTCCGAGGATGGACAGCCCCCACACCCACCTCTGAAAAGGTCCAGGTCTGCTCCTTCCAAGTCCAGGACTTCCCCGCCCCGGCCGCCTCCCGGGGGCAGCAGCTGGTCCGTAGATTCAGTGGGAGAGTCCAGGTTGCTGGTTCCAGCCGCCAGCCCTCTCCGAAGCCGCTCCAGGCTCTCTCCGGTCACCAACGCTGAGAgcgctgtgggtgaggggcgagGCTGCATCAGACCCCCCTCCTAGACCTCCCGTCGCCACGCACCGAAGCCGGAGCCCGCCTGCCAGAGAGCACGGGCCCCACCAAGTGGCCCGCGCCAGGGGCGCTGCAGCGACCTTCCCCCGTGCCCCCAGCAGAGCGTCCCCAACCCCCCGACCTCCGGGGGCGTCTGCAGCTCTCTTACCTGCAGCCAGAAGGAGCTTCAGTACCACCGACGGCAGCAGCGTCATGGTCCCGGACCCGGCGTAGGCGGCAAGGCAGCAATCACTTTGGAGGCGGCGGCCACTGGGCGCTGGCACGGGAGCTGGGGCGGGCGGAGCGCAGGAGATTCCGCTGTGCACGATCTGATGCCGGCCTCTGGGTGCAAGCCTGGCTGGGACCTGTGCCGAGCTCTCGGCCGCTGGGCGTCTGTCTGTTCACTCCGTCCGTCCGTCTGTCCGCCCGCCTGAGCCCCGGCGCCTGTGTCAGGCAGACCAGCCGCGTGCCGCGCGCAGCTCCCTCAGTCGACTGAGCGCTCCCCCGCGCGCGGCCGGGAATAAGGCTCCCGGAGGCGCCCAAGCTCCGCCCCGTCCCGCGCCGCGCCCCCCCCCTCCCGCGCTGGGAAGCTCGCCCGGCTCCCGGCGCCGGCCGCGCAGCCCCCAACCCCGCGGGCGCGGCGAGGGGAAGGGGGCGGGAGGAGGGGGTGGCGCTCACATATTTTGGGACCAGGCCAGCGCAGCACTGGGCTGACTGTGGGTAGAGCTGCTGAGCGGCAGGTGGCGGGGACCAGTTCCTACCTTTCCCCAAACGCTTGTCGTGCTGCAGCCTTGTGACTGCTGAGCTGAGCTCTGCCCTTGCCCCCCCTCGTCGCCTCCCCTCTTCTAGGCCTGGTTCCTCTGGCCATCCCTGCTCCAAACCAGGGATCTCCATCCATGTCACCTTCTAAGCAGAGGCCTACTTCTTTGCTTACCAACGCAGCAAGTAGTAAAtaataattaattcatttatcatttaaaaattagacaCATGAATGCCGGTAGGTCTCATGAGCCCGAAGTAAGCAGAGTCGCAGTTGCGGGTATTTGGTATCAATCCAGCAAAAGCAAAGGAAGTTAGTATTCTTCCAGCTGCTATGGCTGCCATTCATCTTTCCCCCAGCGGAGATAATCTCCATTAGGATTTCTGAACTACGAATTATAATTCCCAGGCTTCTGGGATTGGAGAGACACAGGTTGTGAAACAAGCCTCACACTTTTCCTTGCCTTTGAACACTACCTTCTTCTCCAGCATAAAAGCTGAGCCCCTCTGCCACAGGACCCAGCTGGCTAGCCTAGGTTGCTATGTTTAACAGATGCCAGGAGATTGATGCGTTTCTCTTCCAACCTACGTATTTTTACAGGGGTCTTCTGGAGTCAATGTCCTCACCCAAGAAATGACTCTCTCAGTAGGTATTTCAGCTCCCAGGGACGTGCTGGGGAGGGAATTGTACGACACAGGGCTGGGTTGGCATTCAGAGCCCTCAAATTGTGCCAGATAGAGCCTCTTGCCTGATTCAGCCCATGTGTAGGGATAAAAACAGGCCTGCTATTTATACACAGTCTATCCCACTgtctctccccatccccacttTTGCAGGGGTCAGTCGGGCTGTGCCCTCTTAACTTGCCCCCAGCAGCTCTCCCCAGGCCTAAGCTTCCAGGGAATCACTACACGCCTAAGTTAGAATCCTGGCTTTGCTActtactgtgtggccttggacaagacATTTaatctcactgagcctcagtttccgcatctCTCAAATgggaatgacaataataataatgcctacttTGTAGAGAGCTTTTTGATAACTGAACGAAGGAACACACACAAAGCAGTTAGTACAGTGTCAGGCATATTATACGCTCTCACTGAATGTGacctgttgttattattatcactaaGCATTCTCCCTTGACTATTCCATTCCCTTAGAGgcctcttttctctcccttccccacagGTCTGAGGCTCCATGTTGTGGCTGGGCTGGTTTCAGGCGGAAGCTCACCTGTCACCTATTTGGCCAAGCGCCACTGTGGGATTATTCCTTTGGGTGATCAGTATCGGGTCTAAGACCTCAGAGGATGGTCACCACCCAGGCCACGCCTTTGTTCTCCCTCAGCAGCTGCCTGACCACCTGCTTCCCCAAAACAAAGCCACCTTGGGGTCATGGCTCTCccctggggagggtggagggagacACTTCCTGACACACAGCCAAGTcacccccttccccccacccGCGGCCAAGTTCACACCCTGCTCTCCTGTCCCAGCCTGCCTCTCCCTTCGCGTGCTCTGTCCTTCCGCCTTCTCACCCCCACATCAGCTTTAGCCCCATTCATGGGGCAACTCCAAGCTTTCATCACACCTAGGAGCCTCACCCCAGCTAGGTTTGTGTGTCAGCCAGGTTTTACGGGAAGGGcctggaaaaagaagacaaaaggcCTGGAATGGTTTTGGgacagtcacttcccctctcagaACCTTGAGTGTATGTCCTCTGACCCAAAAAAGGAATCACAATTCACGTTGGGGCAACctcattaactcatttattccacaaacattCACTGAACGCTTTTCAGGCACTAGAGACACAGCAATAAGCAAGACAGCCAAGGACGTGCTTTCACGGAGCTTACATTCCACAGTAGGGGAGAAGGGCAACACATTAAgtcaataaagaaggaaaaatagattCTATGATGACAAgtacaaagatgaaagttaaaataCAATGATATACTATAGGGTGATGTGTCCTAGTGCTTGGGATGACACTCTAGATTTGGTGAATGATTAGcaaaggcctctctgagcaggTGACGTGTAAACTGAGGCCTGAATAATAAGGAACCAGGCTTGTGATCATCCATTGCAAAAGCATTCCAAGCCATGCAAAAACTTTGAGGTGGGAACAAGCTTGGAGCATTCAGGGAACAGCAAGAAAgccagaaaggaaggagggatatGAGATAACATTGAAGCAAAGGCTAGGGATAGATAACAGAGGACAGGTCTAGGTAGGCGCTGGATTTTATTCCTTATCACTGGTGAGCATCAAATAAGATGTTGATGGGAAAGCACAGCTGGGCAGGGTTCTTTCACGTCTTCCCCTCCTCCTACCTAGGCCTCCCCCACCTGCTCTCTGGCTGTCAAGTGCCAGGGACACACTCCTAAGAAAGCAGAGTCCAAACAGGCCACTCCGCTTTGCCTGACTTTCTATTGACCATGAGCAAAGTGAGGCTTGGAGACTTACTGGCCCTGGGCCACCAGTGAGTCACAAGGGGGCAAGTCCAGAGCAGAAGCCCTGGCATAGTGCTTTCCAGCCCTTTGTGTGTTCCAGGCTCCATGGGACACTGAGTGCCACTGACTCACTGCTGGGCCATACAGACCTTGACTGGGGAGAGCACTCACAAGCCAGCagggaggagctgggagaaaggggacATGGAGAGGGGACCAACCTGAGTCCCTTTCCCACTGTGGCTGAGATGTCTACACAAGCCGATTGGTTCCCCCAAAACTGGCTGTGTATCAGAATTATCTGGGAatttattaaagataaaaaggtttcgggccggcctggcggcttagcggttaagtgcgcacactccgctactggcagtccgggttcggatcccgggcgcacaccgacgcactgcttctctggccatgctgaggccgcgtcccacatacagcaactagaaggatgtgcaactatgacatacaactatctactggggctttgggggcaaaaaaaaaaggaggaggatt is a genomic window containing:
- the HBEGF gene encoding proheparin-binding EGF-like growth factor; this encodes MTLLPSVVLKLLLAAALSALVTGESLERLRRGLAAGTSNLDSPTESTDQLLPPGGGRGGEVLDLEGADLDLFRAAFPSKPQALVTPSKEERGKRKKKGKGLGKKRDPCLRKYKDFCIHGDCKYVKELRAPSCICHQGYHGERCHGLTLPVENRLYTYDHTTILAVVAVVLSSVCLLVIVGLLMFRYHRRGGYDVENEEKVKLGMTTSH